A genomic stretch from Methanobacterium sp. includes:
- a CDS encoding methionine adenosyltransferase — protein MRKNIFVEKLIQKPIEEKEVEVVERKGIGHPDSISDGIAESVSRALCNAYIERFGEIMHHNTDEVQITAGESAPEFGGGEIMKPMDILLTGRGISEIHEEVGGKIEIKKMGLDRIAITAAKDYLKENIINLDVETSTVVECKIGHGSGDLTDVFRRKGGAPSSNDTSFGVGYAPFSETENIVLAAENLLNSKDFKKKYPAVGEDIKVMGLRDDNHITLTVASAMVSKYVDGRDTYINVKEELKEIITKLAEDHTERSVEVHINTADNHSCESEEGYYLTVTGTSAEMGDDGSVGRGNRANGLITPNRPMSMEATSGKNPINHVGKIYNLLSNKIAEDIAENVEGVKEVQIMLLSQIGKPVDNPKAASAQVILENGYQMDTINKQVEKVVESWLDDITGITDMLVKGKIRTF, from the coding sequence ATGAGAAAAAATATTTTTGTTGAAAAGCTCATTCAAAAACCAATTGAAGAAAAAGAAGTGGAAGTAGTGGAAAGGAAAGGTATTGGCCATCCAGACAGTATCAGTGATGGGATAGCCGAGTCTGTAAGCAGAGCTTTATGTAATGCATACATTGAAAGATTTGGGGAAATAATGCATCATAACACTGATGAAGTCCAGATTACTGCAGGAGAATCCGCTCCAGAATTTGGTGGCGGAGAAATAATGAAACCAATGGATATTCTCCTAACAGGCCGAGGGATTTCCGAGATCCATGAAGAAGTAGGTGGGAAAATTGAAATAAAAAAGATGGGTCTGGATAGAATAGCAATAACTGCTGCTAAGGACTATTTAAAGGAAAATATCATAAATCTTGATGTTGAAACTTCCACTGTTGTGGAATGTAAGATAGGACATGGTTCTGGTGATTTAACTGACGTATTTAGAAGAAAGGGCGGAGCACCTTCATCTAACGATACTTCATTTGGAGTAGGTTATGCTCCATTTTCAGAAACAGAAAACATAGTTTTAGCTGCAGAAAACCTATTAAATTCAAAAGATTTTAAAAAGAAATATCCTGCAGTGGGTGAAGACATTAAAGTTATGGGACTTAGAGATGATAACCATATAACTCTTACTGTAGCTTCTGCAATGGTATCTAAATATGTTGACGGACGTGACACCTATATAAACGTTAAAGAAGAGCTTAAAGAAATAATAACCAAATTAGCAGAAGACCATACAGAAAGAAGTGTAGAAGTACATATTAACACTGCAGATAACCACTCCTGTGAAAGCGAAGAAGGTTACTACCTCACTGTAACTGGAACATCAGCAGAAATGGGTGATGACGGTTCTGTTGGGCGTGGAAACCGTGCTAATGGATTAATAACACCTAATAGGCCAATGTCTATGGAAGCCACCTCTGGTAAGAATCCAATAAACCACGTTGGTAAAATATACAACCTTTTATCAAACAAAATAGCTGAAGATATCGCTGAAAATGTTGAAGGCGTAAAAGAAGTTCAAATAATGCTTTTAAGTCAAATAGGAAAACCAGTAGACAATCCTAAAGCTGCAAGTGCTCAGGTCATACTTGAAAACGGTTACCAAATGGACACTATCAATAAACAAGTGGAAAAAGTAGTTGAATCATGGCTGGATGACATAACAGGCATTACAGATATGCTGGTTAAAGGCAAAATAAGGACATTCTAA
- a CDS encoding dihydromethanopterin reductase (acceptor) encodes MKIAWGITGAGHLLLDSVELLEKISKNHNVTVLLSAAGEEVLKMYGLYERVEMITGGYYNELVKENDQKFSFPITGRFSLGKYDLLIVSPTTSNTIGKIANGIADSLLTNAVAQAGKGKVKTVIVPVDLESGDLETVLPSKLELDLCQRCEVCEAAAACPGNAITPGIEIDLLKCQGCGACAVACPFSAISAGRLITIYMREIDIANTAKLYEFEDLEVIEHPSMLKDHLNL; translated from the coding sequence ATGAAAATCGCTTGGGGAATTACAGGAGCCGGACACCTACTTTTAGACAGTGTCGAACTACTTGAGAAAATATCAAAGAACCATAATGTAACAGTTTTGCTTTCTGCTGCTGGTGAAGAAGTTCTTAAAATGTATGGGCTTTATGAAAGGGTAGAAATGATTACTGGTGGTTATTATAATGAATTAGTTAAAGAAAATGATCAAAAATTCAGTTTTCCTATAACTGGACGTTTTTCACTGGGAAAATATGATCTTCTCATTGTATCTCCCACAACATCAAATACCATCGGTAAAATAGCAAATGGTATTGCTGATTCGTTGCTTACTAATGCTGTTGCCCAAGCAGGTAAAGGTAAAGTTAAAACTGTTATTGTCCCTGTAGATCTTGAATCAGGAGATTTAGAAACTGTATTGCCATCTAAACTTGAATTAGATTTATGTCAAAGATGTGAAGTCTGTGAAGCTGCTGCTGCATGTCCAGGTAATGCTATAACTCCTGGAATTGAGATAGATCTTCTTAAATGTCAAGGATGCGGTGCATGTGCAGTTGCATGTCCCTTTTCTGCAATTTCAGCAGGGCGATTAATCACAATTTATATGAGGGAAATTGACATTGCAAATACTGCAAAACTCTATGAATTTGAAGATTTAGAAGTTATAGAGCATCCTTCCATGTTAAAAGACCATTTAAATTTATAG
- a CDS encoding DUF192 domain-containing protein has translation MEMIVINKTKNTNLGESEVADTFFSRLRGTMFQKELHRGLILKLPSDRSRSGSAIHMFFVRFPLDIIFADNDKKVVDTVSIDPWKTYTPKKPAKYVIEMKKGTIKESNTEIGDELDFTCNTA, from the coding sequence ATGGAAATGATAGTAATAAATAAAACTAAAAATACAAATCTTGGGGAAAGTGAAGTTGCTGACACATTTTTTTCAAGATTAAGAGGCACAATGTTTCAAAAAGAACTTCATCGTGGACTTATATTAAAACTTCCAAGTGATAGAAGCAGAAGTGGTTCAGCTATTCACATGTTTTTCGTGAGATTTCCACTGGATATTATTTTTGCAGATAACGATAAAAAGGTAGTGGATACAGTTTCAATTGATCCCTGGAAAACATATACGCCTAAAAAACCGGCAAAATATGTTATAGAAATGAAAAAAGGCACAATTAAAGAATCGAATACAGAAATTGGAGATGAACTGGATTTCACATGTAATACAGCTTAA
- a CDS encoding serine hydroxymethyltransferase has translation MFENEKYAQQIKELTKEHHKWMENSINLIASENITSSAVKEALATDLSHRYAEGLPGERLYEGCEYIDDIENLTIDLSKKLFNAEHANVQPNSGVVANLASFFALTKPNDLLMALNVPVGGHISHANVSAAGIRGLRILSHPFDSAKMNIDADAMKKEIIKNKPKIVLLGGSLFLFPHPVEDAREAADEVGAKVMYDGAHVLGLIAGGKFQDPLKEGADLLVGSTHKTLPGPQGGIILTTDKLKDTIDEAVFPGVVSNHHLHHVAALGITLAEMLEFGRDYADKIVKNAKSLAQNLYELGFDVLCEDQGFTESHQVAMDVKKIGSAAKMAKDMENNNIILNKNLLPWDDRKRTDDPSGIRVGTQEITRRGLKESHMQEVAEFIKMVAMDGKDVKEEVSEFMSQYTKVHYAFSEDEAYKYIEF, from the coding sequence ATGTTTGAAAATGAAAAGTACGCTCAACAAATCAAAGAATTAACTAAAGAGCATCATAAATGGATGGAAAACAGTATAAATTTAATTGCAAGTGAAAACATTACAAGTAGTGCTGTAAAAGAAGCTTTAGCTACTGATCTATCCCACAGATATGCTGAAGGTTTACCTGGTGAAAGGCTATATGAAGGTTGTGAATATATTGACGATATTGAAAATTTGACAATAGACCTTTCTAAAAAATTATTTAATGCAGAACATGCCAATGTACAGCCAAATTCAGGTGTTGTGGCTAATTTAGCATCATTTTTCGCACTTACAAAACCTAATGACCTTCTCATGGCACTAAATGTACCTGTAGGTGGCCATATAAGCCATGCAAATGTTAGTGCAGCCGGAATAAGAGGTTTACGGATTCTTTCACATCCTTTTGACAGTGCCAAGATGAATATTGATGCTGATGCCATGAAAAAAGAAATTATTAAAAATAAGCCCAAAATAGTTCTTCTTGGTGGCAGTTTATTCCTATTCCCTCATCCTGTAGAAGATGCAAGGGAAGCAGCTGACGAGGTAGGTGCAAAAGTGATGTACGATGGCGCCCATGTTCTTGGCCTTATAGCTGGAGGTAAATTCCAGGATCCATTAAAAGAAGGGGCGGATTTACTTGTTGGAAGTACTCATAAGACTTTACCTGGCCCTCAAGGAGGAATAATTCTCACTACTGACAAATTAAAAGATACAATTGATGAAGCAGTGTTCCCTGGTGTTGTAAGTAACCATCACCTTCACCATGTTGCAGCTTTAGGTATCACATTAGCAGAGATGCTTGAATTTGGTCGTGATTATGCTGATAAAATAGTTAAAAATGCTAAATCACTTGCCCAAAACCTGTATGAACTTGGTTTCGATGTTTTATGCGAAGATCAAGGATTTACAGAGTCTCATCAGGTTGCTATGGATGTTAAAAAGATAGGTAGCGCAGCTAAAATGGCTAAAGACATGGAAAACAACAATATTATCTTGAATAAGAATCTTTTGCCATGGGATGACCGTAAAAGAACTGATGATCCATCAGGAATAAGAGTAGGTACTCAAGAGATAACCAGAAGAGGATTAAAGGAATCCCATATGCAAGAAGTGGCCGAATTTATAAAAATGGTGGCTATGGATGGTAAAGATGTTAAAGAAGAAGTTTCAGAGTTTATGAGTCAATATACGAAGGTTCATTACGCGTTTAGTGAAGATGAAGCCTACAAATACATCGAGTTTTAA
- the radA gene encoding DNA repair and recombination protein RadA: MVELEDLPNVGEKTAQKLRDAGFADMMRLATSTAKELSVKAEIGEGVAEKVIEAARKAESIDFETAYDVMERRKDVGRITCGSSSVDELIGGGIETQSITEVFGEFGSGKSQISHELAVTVQLPEEKGGLDGECVFIDTENTFRPERIEQIATGFELDHEEVLQKIHIARAFNSNHQILMADKVNELIQSGTNIRLLIVDSLTAHFRAEYVGRESLATRQQKLNQHLHTLQNIANTYNVAVFVTNQVQSRPDAFFGSPTKAIGGHVLGHAATYRVWLKKGLAGKRIARLVDSPHLPEGEAVFKIVTEGVVD, translated from the coding sequence ATGGTCGAATTAGAAGATTTACCAAATGTTGGAGAAAAAACTGCTCAAAAACTTAGAGATGCCGGATTTGCAGACATGATGAGGCTTGCAACATCAACTGCCAAAGAACTCAGTGTAAAAGCTGAAATTGGTGAAGGAGTAGCTGAAAAAGTTATTGAAGCAGCACGAAAAGCTGAATCTATTGATTTTGAAACCGCATATGATGTGATGGAGCGGAGGAAAGATGTAGGGCGGATAACCTGTGGAAGTAGCTCTGTTGACGAACTTATCGGCGGTGGGATTGAAACACAATCTATAACAGAAGTTTTTGGTGAATTTGGTTCTGGAAAAAGCCAAATATCTCACGAACTAGCAGTTACAGTCCAGCTCCCCGAAGAAAAAGGAGGTCTTGACGGAGAATGTGTATTTATAGATACAGAAAACACATTTAGACCAGAAAGGATAGAACAAATTGCCACTGGATTTGAACTTGATCATGAAGAAGTATTGCAAAAAATACATATTGCAAGGGCTTTCAACTCAAACCATCAAATACTCATGGCGGACAAAGTTAACGAACTCATTCAAAGTGGAACAAATATAAGACTGTTAATTGTAGATTCCCTAACCGCTCACTTTAGAGCAGAATATGTAGGAAGAGAATCACTTGCAACAAGACAACAAAAACTAAATCAACATCTTCACACTCTCCAAAATATTGCAAACACCTACAATGTAGCTGTTTTTGTTACCAATCAAGTGCAATCCAGACCTGATGCTTTCTTTGGAAGTCCGACCAAAGCTATTGGTGGTCACGTTCTTGGTCATGCTGCAACATACAGAGTATGGCTTAAAAAAGGACTTGCTGGAAAGAGAATTGCAAGACTTGTAGACAGTCCTCATTTACCTGAAGGAGAAGCTGTCTTTAAGATTGTAACTGAAGGTGTAGTGGATTAA
- a CDS encoding CoB--CoM heterodisulfide reductase iron-sulfur subunit A family protein: MAEKKENQETTEEPKIGVYVCHCGINIGGVVDIDAVKEYAATLPNVVVSEEYKYFCSDPGQEMIQKDIKEKGINRVVVAACSPRLHEPTFRRCIREAGLNPFLFEFANIREHDSWVHMNEPGPATEKAKDLTRMAVAKARLLEPLIAETVSVENKALVIGGGVAGIQSALDLADMGFKTYLVEKQPTIGGRMAQLDKTFPTLDCSMCILAPKMVDAGKHENIELLSYSEVKDVEGYIGNFKVTIERKPRYIDEDLCVGCGSCVDVCPIEIPNYFDEGIGMVKAAYIPFPQAVPLLATIDKDYCIECNLCDQICERGAVQHDQEPEDVEIDVGTIIVATGYDQFDATEKMEYGYGDYTNVITGLEIERQINASGPTEGKILKPSDGQKPKSIAFVLCVGSRDEKVGNEYCSRVCCMHSMKNAQLAKDKMPDCDVAIYYMDIRAFGKGFEEFYKRSQEKYGIKFIRGRPGMVLENPDETLTVRSEDSLLGKVTEYDYDMVVLAAGLVPPEGANELRQTIGLSRSADGFLMEAHPKLRPVDTLTEGVYLAGVSQGPKDIPDSVAQASGAAARAAIPMVKGEVEIEPIVAVTDTDVCGGCAVCIELCPYGALSREDDQAAVNIALCHGCGTCVAACPSGAMDQQHFKTEQIMAQIEAALNEPASK; this comes from the coding sequence ATGGCAGAAAAAAAAGAAAATCAAGAAACTACTGAAGAACCAAAAATTGGAGTTTACGTGTGTCACTGTGGTATCAACATCGGTGGTGTTGTAGACATAGACGCAGTTAAAGAATATGCAGCTACACTTCCAAATGTTGTTGTATCAGAAGAATACAAATACTTCTGTTCCGACCCTGGTCAAGAAATGATTCAAAAGGACATTAAAGAGAAGGGTATAAACAGAGTTGTAGTGGCAGCTTGTTCACCAAGGCTCCACGAACCTACATTTAGAAGATGTATTAGAGAAGCAGGATTAAACCCATTTTTATTTGAATTTGCAAACATAAGGGAACACGATTCATGGGTTCACATGAACGAACCTGGACCAGCAACTGAAAAGGCAAAAGACTTAACAAGAATGGCAGTTGCAAAAGCAAGATTACTGGAACCTCTAATCGCTGAAACAGTTAGCGTGGAAAACAAAGCACTTGTTATTGGTGGAGGAGTTGCAGGTATTCAATCAGCACTTGATTTAGCTGATATGGGATTCAAAACTTACTTAGTGGAAAAACAGCCTACTATCGGTGGAAGAATGGCCCAGTTAGATAAAACATTCCCAACTCTCGACTGTTCCATGTGTATTCTCGCACCTAAAATGGTGGATGCAGGTAAACACGAAAATATTGAGTTATTATCCTATTCTGAAGTTAAAGATGTAGAAGGATACATCGGTAACTTCAAAGTAACCATTGAAAGAAAACCAAGATACATAGATGAAGATTTATGTGTAGGATGCGGATCATGTGTAGATGTCTGCCCAATAGAAATTCCAAACTACTTCGATGAAGGAATTGGAATGGTTAAAGCAGCATACATTCCATTCCCACAAGCAGTACCTCTTCTCGCTACAATTGACAAAGATTACTGTATAGAATGTAACCTTTGTGACCAGATATGTGAAAGAGGAGCAGTTCAACACGACCAAGAACCTGAAGATGTTGAAATCGACGTAGGTACAATCATTGTTGCAACTGGTTACGACCAGTTCGATGCAACTGAAAAAATGGAATACGGATACGGTGACTACACAAACGTCATTACCGGTTTAGAGATTGAAAGACAGATCAACGCATCTGGTCCAACAGAAGGTAAAATCTTAAAACCATCTGACGGTCAAAAACCAAAAAGTATTGCTTTCGTCTTATGTGTAGGTTCAAGGGACGAGAAAGTAGGAAACGAGTACTGTTCCAGGGTTTGCTGTATGCACTCCATGAAGAACGCTCAACTTGCTAAGGACAAAATGCCTGACTGCGATGTTGCAATCTACTACATGGATATAAGAGCATTCGGTAAAGGATTTGAAGAGTTCTACAAACGTTCCCAAGAAAAATATGGTATTAAGTTCATAAGAGGACGGCCAGGAATGGTCTTAGAAAACCCTGACGAAACATTAACCGTCAGAAGCGAAGACAGCTTACTTGGTAAAGTAACTGAATACGACTATGATATGGTTGTACTCGCAGCAGGTTTAGTACCGCCAGAAGGCGCTAACGAACTAAGACAAACCATCGGACTCTCCAGAAGTGCAGATGGGTTCCTAATGGAAGCTCACCCAAAACTTAGACCTGTAGATACCTTAACTGAAGGTGTATACCTTGCAGGTGTATCTCAAGGACCAAAAGATATTCCTGACTCTGTAGCACAAGCATCAGGTGCAGCAGCAAGAGCAGCTATCCCTATGGTTAAAGGTGAAGTAGAAATCGAACCAATTGTTGCAGTAACAGATACAGATGTCTGTGGTGGATGTGCAGTTTGTATTGAACTATGCCCATACGGAGCTCTATCCAGAGAAGATGATCAGGCAGCTGTTAACATAGCTCTCTGTCACGGATGTGGAACATGTGTTGCAGCATGTCCATCAGGAGCAATGGATCAGCAGCACTTCAAAACAGAGCAAATTATGGCTCAAATTGAAGCTGCATTAAACGAACCAGCATCAAAATAA
- a CDS encoding MarR family transcriptional regulator: protein MNRELELVESMDKLSELTRDFQKQLLRGDLKEYTLRKLYYIELINKNKGINVSELSKVLNVKKSTVSVAINQLIDDGIVMKTQSQTDKRFYSLQLTSKGDFILNKHMEIHKNTIKKILEILNEEEVDIFIKIVNKINALKL from the coding sequence ATGAACAGAGAGCTTGAATTAGTAGAATCAATGGATAAATTAAGTGAATTAACCAGAGATTTCCAAAAACAACTTTTAAGAGGGGATTTAAAAGAGTATACACTGAGAAAGTTATATTACATAGAATTAATAAATAAAAATAAAGGTATCAATGTTTCTGAGTTATCAAAAGTCCTGAATGTTAAAAAATCCACGGTATCAGTAGCAATTAACCAGTTAATAGATGATGGAATAGTAATGAAGACACAGTCACAAACCGATAAACGATTTTATTCACTTCAACTCACATCTAAGGGCGATTTTATTCTAAATAAACATATGGAAATACATAAAAATACAATTAAAAAGATTTTAGAGATTTTAAACGAAGAAGAGGTTGATATTTTTATTAAAATTGTAAATAAAATCAATGCTTTGAAATTATAA
- a CDS encoding replication protein A, with translation MTENDIKSEYQRISDKIAYDDFLKRIEEMKKDYADVSFMDELDIARMIVGEYIDEKNVPITKDDELRKIKDLETGLQDISIVGRITRISNVKSFTTKKGKEGKVANLLISDDTGEIRAVLWTENIKLLKKINEGDIVKINGVEIKDGYRSEEAHLQNRSTIEKLEDSDSDNFPEYEEKITKIESIKGEMQVNVIARVVRISRIRSYNSNGKEGKFITLDLKDDTGSISLTLWNKDVEIVDELKLKEGDSVKILGAQSRVRNDEVNLTHSWIGRIIKDKFDVPEHKEEIIKIGDAHEMKNVTMLGVVSKVQDPITFERSDGSPGAVKSIVISDDTGSIKITLWNDDTKLEINKGDIIKITGGNIEFDDYAETGYRVNTGWSSKIAINPEEDVGLKKILEEHKKELEPIKIDDLHKIEDEGEEIDIFGRIMELYDANEFQRADGTVGIVRSVKIADDTGTVRASLWDEKAELGLNRGDLVKIENAKTRFRNDTVELSIGKTVRVIKMKEDEAQNLPSIDKLEENMYKPVKIGDLKNIKSEKDETSIIGRVINLYDVNEFQRTNGTMGMVRSVEIADGTGAVRASFWDEKAEMGLNRGDAIWIKNAMPRFRNDSVELSVGRATIVIKPKSEDIEKIPSLEEIEDSIYKTRKIEELEETDKNVKVSGKIIEAYGDRILYEMCPNCNKRVEYVDDAFICDFCGEEIEKPNYLMILPCVIEDDTGTVRTTFFRKLAEELIGMTTEEANEVIAKTADEGSLAEKVEDLIGSDITVIADANFDEYNEEVRLIAKKIAKVEL, from the coding sequence ATGACAGAAAATGATATAAAAAGCGAATATCAACGGATCAGCGATAAAATCGCATATGATGATTTCTTAAAAAGAATAGAAGAAATGAAGAAAGATTACGCAGATGTAAGCTTTATGGATGAGCTGGATATTGCAAGAATGATTGTAGGAGAGTATATTGACGAAAAAAATGTTCCTATTACAAAAGATGACGAATTACGTAAAATAAAAGATTTAGAAACAGGTTTACAAGATATAAGCATAGTCGGAAGAATAACAAGGATTTCTAATGTGAAATCATTCACAACAAAGAAAGGAAAAGAAGGCAAAGTTGCAAATCTCCTGATTTCAGATGATACTGGAGAAATTAGAGCAGTTTTATGGACAGAAAATATTAAATTACTTAAAAAAATCAATGAAGGAGATATAGTCAAAATAAACGGTGTAGAGATAAAAGATGGATACCGAAGCGAAGAAGCGCATCTCCAAAATAGATCTACCATTGAAAAACTTGAAGACAGCGATTCAGATAATTTCCCAGAATATGAAGAAAAAATAACCAAAATAGAAAGCATTAAAGGCGAAATGCAAGTTAATGTAATTGCCAGAGTAGTTAGAATCTCAAGAATAAGAAGTTACAACAGTAACGGAAAAGAAGGCAAGTTCATTACCCTTGATTTGAAAGATGATACCGGTTCCATATCTTTAACTTTATGGAACAAAGATGTGGAGATTGTTGACGAATTAAAGCTAAAAGAAGGAGATTCTGTAAAAATATTAGGTGCACAAAGCCGTGTACGTAATGATGAAGTTAATTTAACTCATTCATGGATTGGAAGAATAATAAAAGACAAATTTGACGTTCCAGAACATAAAGAAGAGATTATTAAAATTGGTGACGCACATGAAATGAAAAATGTCACCATGCTTGGCGTTGTAAGCAAAGTACAGGATCCTATAACATTTGAACGCTCCGATGGCAGCCCTGGAGCTGTAAAATCAATTGTAATTTCAGATGATACTGGATCAATAAAAATAACCCTATGGAACGACGATACAAAGCTCGAAATCAACAAAGGAGATATCATAAAGATAACTGGCGGAAATATAGAGTTCGATGACTACGCAGAGACAGGTTATAGGGTAAATACCGGATGGAGCAGTAAAATAGCCATAAATCCTGAAGAAGATGTAGGTTTAAAAAAAATACTAGAAGAACATAAAAAAGAGTTAGAACCTATTAAAATTGATGATTTACATAAAATCGAAGATGAAGGGGAAGAAATAGATATTTTCGGCAGAATAATGGAACTGTATGATGCTAATGAATTCCAGAGGGCCGATGGAACTGTAGGGATTGTAAGATCTGTTAAAATTGCTGATGACACAGGAACTGTTAGAGCATCATTGTGGGACGAAAAAGCAGAGCTTGGATTAAACAGAGGCGACCTTGTAAAAATAGAAAATGCAAAAACCAGATTCAGAAATGATACCGTGGAGCTTAGCATTGGTAAAACAGTGCGAGTAATAAAAATGAAAGAAGATGAAGCTCAAAATCTTCCTTCCATCGATAAACTTGAAGAAAATATGTATAAACCTGTTAAAATCGGTGATTTAAAGAATATAAAGAGTGAAAAGGACGAAACAAGTATTATAGGACGTGTCATTAATCTCTATGATGTAAATGAATTCCAGAGGACCAATGGAACCATGGGAATGGTAAGATCTGTAGAGATAGCTGATGGTACTGGTGCTGTTAGAGCATCCTTCTGGGATGAAAAAGCGGAAATGGGATTAAACAGAGGCGATGCCATATGGATAAAAAATGCGATGCCTCGTTTCAGAAATGACAGTGTTGAATTAAGTGTTGGAAGAGCTACAATTGTAATAAAGCCAAAATCAGAAGATATTGAAAAAATCCCATCACTTGAGGAGATTGAAGACTCCATATACAAAACTCGGAAAATTGAAGAACTTGAGGAAACTGATAAAAACGTCAAAGTAAGTGGAAAGATTATTGAAGCATACGGAGACAGAATACTCTATGAAATGTGTCCAAATTGTAATAAACGAGTTGAATATGTGGATGATGCATTTATTTGTGATTTCTGCGGCGAAGAAATTGAAAAACCAAATTATTTAATGATACTTCCATGTGTAATTGAAGATGATACTGGAACCGTCAGGACAACATTCTTCAGGAAACTTGCAGAAGAATTAATTGGAATGACCACTGAAGAGGCAAATGAAGTGATTGCAAAGACTGCTGATGAAGGATCTCTTGCAGAAAAGGTTGAAGATTTGATTGGAAGCGATATTACAGTAATTGCAGATGCAAACTTCGATGAATACAATGAAGAAGTACGGCTAATCGCCAAAAAAATAGCTAAAGTAGAATTATAA
- a CDS encoding HEAT repeat domain-containing protein — MEDPKRDLNYLVDELKNGDWRGREDAAELLAELADPDAVDPLIEALADEDYHVREASALALGVMDDKKAVEPLIKTLNDEKASVKYAAAVGLLGIGDQRAIKPLEKAAEDKNPMVNKVAQVALKSIKERL, encoded by the coding sequence ATGGAAGACCCAAAAAGAGATTTAAATTACCTTGTAGACGAATTAAAAAATGGGGATTGGAGAGGACGAGAAGATGCTGCTGAACTTCTTGCAGAATTAGCAGACCCCGATGCAGTAGATCCTTTAATTGAAGCATTAGCTGATGAAGATTATCATGTTAGGGAAGCTTCTGCACTTGCGCTTGGCGTGATGGATGATAAAAAAGCTGTTGAACCTTTAATTAAAACTTTAAATGATGAAAAGGCAAGTGTTAAATACGCTGCTGCTGTAGGTCTTTTAGGAATAGGAGACCAAAGAGCTATAAAGCCTCTTGAAAAAGCAGCTGAAGATAAAAATCCAATGGTCAACAAAGTTGCCCAAGTGGCTTTAAAATCAATAAAAGAAAGATTGTAA
- a CDS encoding DUF308 domain-containing protein, translating into MQKMGSALIFIILGLIVISFPLIGVIPLSLITGFIVLFLGIGLLLAGITDMSISATMGIAEIVLGIIALILGIGFVFNPGLFSFVASLIVYLAGIFLIITGLIAVISKTVGNRWYGLVPLILGIIYILVGSLIANPQYLGILIGLWLLIMGILMLFEKE; encoded by the coding sequence ATGCAAAAAATGGGAAGCGCATTAATTTTTATAATTCTCGGTTTAATAGTAATCTCATTTCCACTTATAGGAGTAATTCCACTTAGTTTGATAACTGGTTTTATTGTGCTCTTTTTAGGTATAGGGCTCCTATTAGCTGGTATAACCGACATGAGTATAAGTGCAACTATGGGCATAGCTGAAATAGTATTGGGAATAATCGCCCTTATTTTAGGTATAGGATTCGTATTTAACCCTGGATTATTTAGCTTTGTAGCATCACTAATAGTTTATTTAGCTGGTATTTTCTTAATTATAACCGGTTTAATAGCAGTGATCTCTAAAACTGTTGGAAACAGATGGTATGGACTTGTACCTCTAATTTTAGGTATAATATACATATTAGTAGGTTCTTTAATAGCAAATCCTCAATATTTAGGAATATTAATCGGCCTATGGCTTTTAATAATGGGAATACTGATGTTATTTGAAAAAGAATAA